GACCACGCCGATCTATTCCCCGATATTTTTGTCTCGCAAAACTCACTCGATCCCTCGTTCCGTAAAGAGCTTGAGCACGACCCTGATGAATCGTCCGGCTCCAATTCCTTTTGGGACTACCATGGCCAGtacgaggaagaggaggaagaagaagaagattctgaATCAGACGCCGAAGAAGTCGTTCGACAACTCTCCGATGACGAAACTTCACCTGCCATGCCCACTCCTAGCGCTGCTAGTGTGGTTGAAAATTTTACTCCCACCTTTGAAGAGTCTCTAGAACTGGATGGTTATGAGTGTGAGTATTATCATTACACAAGGTGGAAACCGGCTTGCCCCTGTACCTTCTTGCTAACACCAATGGCTCAGCTGATGGCGACACaactgatgaagaagacattcCTGAACCTGTCATCCGCAAGAGGACTCGACGTCAGTCTAATACAATGAGTGACGAAGCATCAGACTCGGAGGCAGACTCGCCTGTCAAACCAGAGCGTGGCCAGCCTCGCGTGGGCCGCTTCAACCTAGACCGGTCTGACAAAAAGCCCATTGCTGTTCTCAACCCCCTGACACGCAAGATGATGATCTTCACACCccatcgacgacgacagcTGGACCTGTCGCCTGAGCAGTTCAACTTCCCCTGGGCCATCGAGGATCAATCATCACCGCTGCTTAGCAACTCGGCCAACATGATGCTCAGCGCCATGTTCTCTTCCAACACCTTTGGCGACTTTGTCAATGCTCAGGCCATGGGGCCCGCCGAGGCGTTCTTCCCGTTCCAATCCACGGCCAACGGCGATGATAGCTCAACGTCTCCTAGcatggaagacgaggacgaggaggacgacgaagagaagctcaacatCAACGACTTTATTACGTTTggtgaagctgatgatgatgatgagtcGTCAGGCGACGAAGGAAACGACAATTGGGGCGCATCACCTAAGCGCCCAACCACTGCATCTGGCGAGATCCTGTCACATCTCAACTCGGATACTGTTGGCGCCTTCCGCCGCAATCAAATCAACCAACAACTGATTCTGAGCAACCAAGCGACCCAAGATTCGCTAGCCTTCAGCGGGCCATACAATTACACCGCCCTTCGGGGTCTAAAGTCGGATCGCTTTGACACTGCAGCTGTCCCCCTGACTCCGGCCAGACGGCACAAAAAGCAGCTGAGTGACCGCGCTCCTCTCGAATCAACCTCCACGAAGCGCAAGGCTACGAGCGAGGCCAATGGAAGTAACCACAAGAGACACCGAAGCATCTCTTCGGATGTCAACTTCCTACGGATATAAATACGTATCGGAGGCTAGCTTTGGCAAACAAGGCAACCAAATACGACCGAGGACGGTGCACAAACGTGCCCCTGGCCTCAACACTTATACATTCTTTTCGGCATCTACATCAAAGCATTTCCTTTCCGTTTATTTTTTTGAACAGCTCAAGCCAAGACACGACGTTTCCTTTACAGCGTTTACGAAAGTTTACGTTTTCTCCGCCTGGTAGACGGCGTAGGCAGGATGTGTGGCCTTGGAAACAAGCTCTGTGGTGGTCGGGATACTAAACATGGTTACAGGAGAATCTCTGTGGGAACAAAAGCATTAGAGGTTTCACGTTTACCCAAAagttttttttgtgtgtgcTACCCAAGGACAATGCACGTCTTGGCCCTGGGTTTTATAAAAGCTCTTCCCTTGCTATGGCCGCGAACTAATGACTTAATGCCAATCGACGATGGCTGATGTGAAGATGAGTCCGTTGCCTCACTCGAACTACGtctgtctctttgtcttcatgACGATTctgcatttcttttttgtttcctttgcTTCGTTTCTGTATTCTTGCTACCGTTTCTGAGTGTGTATGTACGAATTGAATTGAAACAGTTGAAATTACCTTTTCTTGCATTTCCCATTCtatgtgcgtgtgtgtgtatgtCTCTCGCTTACCCTTGTCATGTCTAAGGTGACATTGTTACgcgatgaaaaaaaaaaggcacagGGATCGATCTCACTGAAGCCGTGAATTTTAAGTCTCAATCCCTGgcaaaaagtaaaaaaaagctaGCAAGGGTGAAGCCGATCTCATGCAGCGATTCAACAGGATCGAACAAACTCGAGCTCCAAaaggagcaaaaaaagaaacagccTAGTCCGATCTAGCCAGGACTCGAACCTGGAACCTTTGCCACCGGAAAGCAACGCGCTGCCATTGCGCCACTAGACCAATAGTTGGTATGTGAATTTCTTATTTAGTACTATATGTGGCTCTTCAATTATGCAACCCGTTCGATTTTCTTGAGCAGTAGCCGAATTTGCTAATCGGCCTCGGCTATCGTCATTCCATTTCCAAACCCGCGATTTCAAAGCAATTTGAAGACCGTACATCACAACTTACAATTTACAACTGCCCACAATGTCATTGTCTGTTGGAAATTCTCTGCGTCCTGCAGCTTTCCGCTGCGTTGGTGCGTCTGCCGTGCGCATGCGATGTGCTTTTGGTACGACGGCGTTGCGAAGAAGCGAGAGCTCGACGCCGGGCGAGCTTGGGGTTGGAGAGCTGCAGGGCGCGACGTTTCGCATTGAGCCTCTCCGGAGGGTTGGCGAGGATGCCTCGACTATGCGAGCGAGACTTTTATGTATGAAGAGATCTACAAATGTGTTTACAATCACGTTCAACTGGCTAACTTGTCTGCTTTAAAAGACCAATCTCGGAAGCGCGGAACGCTCGAGTCGGACCTTTTACTGTCTACGTTTGCGTCACAGAACCTGCCCACGATGACTGCTGAGGAACTGCGGCAGTACGACCTCTTCCTCGACGAGAATGACTGGGATATATACTACTGGGCAACGCAGCGGGAGCCCAATTCCACGACGAACCCCTCCGTGACGGAGAGTCCCGCGAGTGCGTCAGCGAGCGAAGGGTTCGAGGCGAGAAAGCAGGATGAGTTGCCTAAGAATCCGCCGAAGGGGGAGTGGGCGCAGACGGTGGGCAACTTTAAGCCTGCGTATAGGCCGGTGCCGCAGAGGTGGAAGGATAGCGAGATtttggagaagttgagggCGCAtgtgaggaggaagagtGTTAATGGGGGGGAGGGGACGGGGATGGCGTTTATGCCGCCTTTGGAGTCGTGATTCTGACGATGGAAaggatgagaaagaaagacagagagaaagaaagttATGAATGATAAAAGGGATTTTGGGGGGAATGTAACGATAGGGAATACGAGATGTGTATAACAGACAGGATTAAGTGACGACGGATTGTCACGAATAGAATAAAGGATCTGGATCTTGCATGATGAATTGATGGAGGCTGGTTAGCTGACTACATGCTACTTCGTGGACTTACACAGCTAGTCTTGAAGAGAATATTCGATGTGGGCTATTCTACTATCCCAGGTGAACTACAGAGTATATTTCCAATTCTACTTGGTCAACCGTTCAAGCTCCCTTCGCATAAAAGAAGGGGGCGTATATTTGTGTATACATGAGACTGCAATCCTGGGAACCCTACGAAGGTGAATCTCTCTTCCAAGGTGGTGTAGCTTAAGCTTTTCCGACTAGACGAGGAAATGGCCGACTGACTCATTGATAGGTTGAACCTTCATCCTGTGACTCAAAGGACTAGGAGCAATATGTCTATCTGTGTCATGATACAGCCCGCTATGCATGCACCTTTTTCACAGCATTTTGAACTCCTCTCAAGGCCCGGAGACGACAAATCAAGTCGATTTCCTCTACTTCTATGGCTTAGGGGGGCGTGGCTCTTTCACAGCAGTTTTAACATCAACTCCTGAGGCTTGAAGAGGAAATCACATGCAGTCACACACTCACTCCACTACGGTGGTCGGGACAGGGATGAGGTCtctttcacagcatttttaactcCCCGCCAGGGCCTGGGGGCAGAGTACACACCAAGCCAACTATCCACTACCTACCTAACACCCAGCATCCAGTGCTGCCGTGAACTGGACAACAGCGAGCGCTATTGGGTGGCTTTTTACTGCTGGTCTTTTATGTAATTTTTCGTGTTGGTTGTTAGCCACTCTAGTTGGATACTTGACACGAAGCCACTTTGTTGCAAATGCGAAGCCAGAAGTTGATGCGATAAGAGCTAATGTACACACAAATTACAGTCATGGGAAGAATGTAGTATAAGCGTTATGTCCTTTATCTCCAGGTATGCCCGGGCGATGTGAGTGGTGGAAGTTGCATGGAATCGGTGTAAGTCGGATGGATGGCTCtactgcagcttcagcatccGAGATTTGTGTAAAAGTGGTAGCAAGTACCGTTGACATGATGTTTAACAGTGGAGAGAAACCACTAGCTTGAACATGTATATTTGGAGGAGTAAGATCGATGCTGGAAGGGGTTTAGGACGTGCATCTGGGAGTGAGTTGTGCATCTTGAACCCTTGTCTGATTAGCTGCGGGTACTTGGATTTCCTATCTTGGGCCGTCGAGAAAGAGATGGTGGTAGATTTCTAGTGGTGGGTATAAATAAACACGTCTTGGTTGGATACAGTTGGAGATAAATATCAAGATACGACTTGTCTACGTATTGATCATATTTACAATATTGTATTTGtagaaatagagaaatatacTGGGGACATACAcacgtgtacatgtatgcagtATGCAGAGAGACGCCCTGCATGCGAAGCGAGGCTACTCCTATCTTGCAGATAAAAGTCACCGTGCTATCACTTATCGTTTAGGTGAGACGAGAGCCTTCACCGTTATCATCAGCCACGCATGActcttctctccaatctGAGGGCGTTGCTTTAGGTGTGCGCAGGATGCGGACGTTTATTCGTTGCTTGGTTGTTTGGTGGCAATCCGGTGGTGTTGCGGAACGGCTACCCTGCAGTAGTTGATGATGTATGTGTGGGATTTTGGAAGATCTATGATGGATTTCACCGACTGGGGGCACCGacgggggggggggggggggtttGTTCAGATATTATCGTAGTTTCAATATAATCTTGCCCATGGTACATGATTTACATGTTGGTGAGCAACTAGGCGCTGATCATATGGCTATAGGCAGGTACAAGAGGAGAGTAAGGTAACCGCTATTTGTTGTCATCAAACTGTATGATTCACCAATGTAATGCGTTTCATTTCTCTACATATCCGATCATGTTATAAATATGAATCACTATTTTGGTTATAAGGTTCTCTGCAACTGGTAGTAGTGTTGCTAGCACTAGTAATATGCTTCAAGTCTCTTTTATTGCAACATATTGTAACCATCTATTCATCCGATATTCTCAATTGTAGTTGGACAATTTAATACTTCAGAATTTAGGTGATAGCATGTCTAGTGTCTACTTTATACAACATACAATTCCCATTTATTAAGCCATCCCATCTTTCGGCTCTCCAGCAATTGAAACACAATTACCGTACTCTGACTTGTGTACATGTAGTGTTAATAAACTGCTTCCCTATAGTCTGCTGGCCATTCTTTGGTGTCTAATCCTCGACTATGGCCGTTAAGTGTTCTTTCAAACCTCATCTCCGAAAGTTATCCGAATTTTGCTACCTGATTTAATATCGATACTTCGGACCCTAAGAGGGGGATTCGGGAGATCTTCTTTGGGGGCTGGATCTCGTCTCTCGACAGGGTGATCCGAACGACCTCCTTCAGGTTTAGGGTTCAAATCCTGTCCTTCGTGAGAACGACTCGGGCAATTTGAACGACTTCGTCCACGGTTGGGGTAAAAATCCTGTTCCTCCTGAGAACGACCCGGGCGGCCTTGTCTGTGTGTAGAATCTCGTCTCTCACGAGGGCTATCTGATCGATTCCGGTTAGGGGCTGGATCTCGTCTCTCGTGAGAACGACTCAGGCGACCTTGTCTGAGTTTGgattcttgtctcttgtgAGGGCGATTCGAGTGACTTCTTGGCTTAAAGATATGTCGAAATTTTGGAAATGTTGGCCGTTTAACTGGTGCAGAAAGATCTCTCAATGAGCCCTCGGCATGCAGAAAAATGGTCTTTAGCATTCGCAAGAGTTCCTCCTCATTAACGGGCTTTAATAAGTGCTCAGGTTTGAAGTCATCAAGTAGATCTGTGTTGTATTTCGCTTTATCTTCCCTGATTCCCTTGAGGATCAAGGCTCTgtcgtcatcgccgtctTTAGAGTTACTAGGAAACAACTCCTCAGTGGGAAACACTAGACATACAGCGTGCAAATCGTGGTCAATAAGAGCTCATATGAATACAAGGAGACGATATAATCTTACCTTTTTTTGTATAATAATCCATAAGAGCGGATAATAACTGGATTTGATGTGATATTACGATGCATGCGACCTCGTTGTTGACTTCCCCGTAGAGTTTTTCCGTTGGTTTTACTCTTCTAATGTAAGCTTTCAATAGTTTGAAGTTAATGTAGTGATCCCAAAGCCCAGGTTCACCCTTCATTTTAACGTAATTAAATTCATGGAAGATATCTCCGACATGATCGAGAGATTGTGAGATAGCGTTACAAAGAAGGGGCATTGTATGCAGACCGGTATTGTATGCCTTTGGCAACTGTCTGAGAGAgtcaaaaaataaaataaaataaatactcCTTCAAGACTTTGTTAATTTTATTCGGTGCAATTGGTGATCATTTATACTGGTTGCGCAAAGGGACTGCTGAAGACTTCTGCTTGAACAACAGACAGCGGGAACAACAAACATCGAGGATGTGaacaaaggagaaaaagcgATTCACTGCAAACAATACATAATCGTTTGATAGGCTAATTTTGGAGTGTTCCTTTGAGTTTACTGCCTATTTGTGAACATATTGTTTCAGTGTTCTTCATGAACACCCATGCTATTGGATGCATCTGCTTTGCCTCTTAAGCCTCAGCGGCTGTGCCAACAAAGAACTTGCGCATGCGACGCTTGCGTGCTCTACCGCGCCTCAAATGATGATACCACTGAACAAATAATGACCACAACCAATGACAAACGCTGGTCTTTGTTCTGAGTCCGTTCATCAAAGCCTGTCTGCGCTAGGGAGTCTTTCATCCTGTACTGAACAATGAAAAGTCATACGTAAAAGTGACTTTTTCATCTACTTTGGCCACATAAATACCGACATTCGTCCTAGTCGAGTGGCTAAAGACTATATTGCAGCAAAGTTCTTGCAGTTCTCTTGCGGAGAGGATTAAAGACATTGGGAACTCTTCCACTCGCGTATATCGAATCAACCGGCCGAGAATCCTCAAGCAAGTGTCGCAAATTGCATGTCAAAAGACCGAAAAAAATATAACTTGGATTAAGAAGGCTACAGAAGCACTTCTCTTTGGAGTGTGCAATCAGCTAAATGTGCGTGATCCTTGAACTCTGATTAAAGCAATCTAAGAACTGATGAAGGGTATCTGGAGATATAGCAGCATATCATGAGTCAGACCAGTGAAAGCATGGAACAGAAGCCAGAAATGATAATTTCGCAGGAGGATTTGTTGCTTCTGCTAGATCCTAATGCTGTCGCTATGCACACTGCTTAGAAACAAATTCTCAAAAAAGTACTACACATTGGGTTACCCATGGTGGCAGAGGCACAGAAACGTATCGAATGGCTATTGACAAATAAGAACGTCAACCATTGGTTTTCATCAACCAAATCACAGACAATTCTTGTCAACGGCTATGGTTCCTTGGAGCGCGTTACAACAATGTCGATTTTCTGTGCTATGCTCGCACAGAGCTTAAACTCACCTGGCTCCCTCATCGTCTTGAGTCATTTCTGTGGCCTTCAGATGCTTGACAGGAACTCACAAGAtgcaaaagagcaaaaaacGAGCGGCTTGTTAAGAAGCCTTCTGATACAACTTCTGGCGCAGTGGAAATTTCCCAATATTA
Above is a genomic segment from Trichoderma breve strain T069 chromosome 6, whole genome shotgun sequence containing:
- a CDS encoding flavinator of succinate dehydrogenase domain-containing protein; translated protein: MSLSVGNSLRPAAFRCVGASAVRMRCAFGTTALRRSESSTPGELGVGELQGATFRIEPLRRVGEDASTMRARLLYQSRKRGTLESDLLLSTFASQNLPTMTAEELRQYDLFLDENDWDIYYWATQREPNSTTNPSRWKDSEILEKLRAHVRRKSVNGGEGTGMAFMPPLES